A segment of the Chitinophagales bacterium genome:
TGCATGAAATCGAAAGGGAGCACATCAAGTTATTGCATGATTTCCCGGGAGTTATCCAGTCTGCTGCCGATGAAATGAACCCGGCTGCTGTGGCTGCTTTTGCCTATGATCTGGCAAAATCCTACAACAGGCTGTATGCCGAATGCCCGATCCTGAAAGCTGAAGCACAAGAACAGAAAGCTTTTCGCCTGGCTTTGTCTAAATTTACTGCTGATATTATTGCCAAAACATTCAAAGTGCTCGGCATTGAAGTGCCGGATAAAATGTAGCTTTATGTCCAATACCCTAAGCCAGAAAACAATGAACATACCATTCCTCGATGTCCCCGGAATCAACACCCGTTTTGAAGAAGCTTTTTTAAAAAAAACAAAAGAGATCATCGGCTCAGGTGCTTTTATCCTGGGAAAACATGTAGCTGAATTTGAAGAAGCATTTGCAAGCTATTGCGGCACAAAACACGCCATTGGTGTAGGTAGCGGCCTGGATGCTATCCGCCTGATCCTAATGGGCTATATGGAAATGGGTTTATTGAAAAAAGGCGATGAAGTCATAGTTCCGAGCCATACCTACATCGCTACTGTAATGCCCGTAATCGATTGCGGATTGATTCCCGTATTTGCAGAGCCACATGAAAAATCATTCAATATAAAGCCAAAAAATATTGAGGCCAATATTGGCCCGCGCAGCAAAGCCATAATTGTGGTACACCTATATGGCCAATGTGCCAATATGCAGGCCATTAATGATATTGCCCAAAAGCAAAATTTACTGCGTATTGAAGATGCTGCACAGGCGCATGGAGCAGTTTACAAAGGCAAAAAAGCGGGAAACCTGGGCGATGCCGCAGCCTTTAGTTTTTATCCGGGCAAAAACCTCGGTGCGCTGGGCGATGGCGGGGCGATCACCACCAATGACCAAAAACTGTCCGAAACCATTGCTGCACTGCGCAATTATGGTTCGCAAGTGAAATACGAAAATCTTTACAGGGGATTGAACAGCCGACTCGATGCCATTCAGGCGGCATTTCTGAACATTAAGCTGAAAAAGTTAGACTCGGACAATCAAAGAAGAGTTGAGATTGCCCGGCAATACACCGAAAAAATAAACAATCCTTTCATTAAAAAACCGAGATTTAAAAATATTGACTCACACGTGTTCCACCTTTATGTAATCCGAACTACAAAAAGAAAGGAATTGATGGACTACCTCAGTGAAAAGGGTATCCAAACCCTGATCCACTACCCTATTCCCATGCACAGGCAAGAATCAATGAAGGCATACAGCAGCACCAAACTGCCCCTGAGCGAAGAACTCGCAGATGAAGTGCTGAGCCTTCCCATCAGCCCTGTGATGAGGGATGAGGAAGTAAATTATGTGATTGATGCTGTAAATGCATTCAACCCGAATGATGCATTGGGACTTTGTCATGAAGCTTGAAAGCACAATAAAATCAGGCTGTTTGGAAATTTTAGCATAGCATCGCTATGGTGAAATTGAAAACAGCAACGAAGTGTCTGATTTTGAAGTGATTTCATGCTGCAATAGATTTCCTAATGCATATTTCGGGTTCGAAAC
Coding sequences within it:
- a CDS encoding DegT/DnrJ/EryC1/StrS family aminotransferase — protein: MNIPFLDVPGINTRFEEAFLKKTKEIIGSGAFILGKHVAEFEEAFASYCGTKHAIGVGSGLDAIRLILMGYMEMGLLKKGDEVIVPSHTYIATVMPVIDCGLIPVFAEPHEKSFNIKPKNIEANIGPRSKAIIVVHLYGQCANMQAINDIAQKQNLLRIEDAAQAHGAVYKGKKAGNLGDAAAFSFYPGKNLGALGDGGAITTNDQKLSETIAALRNYGSQVKYENLYRGLNSRLDAIQAAFLNIKLKKLDSDNQRRVEIARQYTEKINNPFIKKPRFKNIDSHVFHLYVIRTTKRKELMDYLSEKGIQTLIHYPIPMHRQESMKAYSSTKLPLSEELADEVLSLPISPVMRDEEVNYVIDAVNAFNPNDALGLCHEA